The following proteins are encoded in a genomic region of Flammeovirga pectinis:
- a CDS encoding OmpP1/FadL family transporter — MFKRDYKKPILLIAFIAFFNLISNAQNGDIPPAFGYYKDATRFSQQNIVGSARIRALGGAGVSLGGDISHGILNPAGLGFMRKSEYQLSMGLGFTGTTSSGDGVQGSGEQTRFFLPQLGAVWASSKSSSNGGKWRGGAFSISFNRIADYNSDVYYTENGSNPTSLLNYFEEAAYGTYKSNMDLASQDYARGYTLLSLGEMAYALDLIKPVYSDDDNSYNYYYNSDRDKYGFPITVNGTDTSYVKQRTQMVKTRGGQYETTLAYGGNFDDKFYFGGKIGIQNINYTKTSEYVEIRDQELTYLGLAEEFETTGWGVNLSAGVIWRPIDALRIGATYTSPTWYGLNDYYTSNLTRTYDNYAWDDAAYQNQHFNSANFPPEEGPDYVYNPEGKDLYNPNASESATYNGKKSATHDRIRTKYNMTTPWKASGGISTFFGKKGFLTVDVEYVGNSAINVSDGTTYYLEGTYSEFSQPLNFDGDNYILNEELRNTVNIRAGGEYRMSKRLMLRVGYAYYQDAQKEEYNLGVDKSKQFYTGGLGYRNNKFYADFTVIYSKWKGIESPYQLDDNISLDNSSTVLIYPIIDVDYNRTELQLSIGKRF; from the coding sequence ATGTTTAAAAGAGATTATAAGAAACCAATTTTATTAATAGCATTCATCGCATTCTTTAACTTAATTTCGAATGCACAGAATGGAGACATACCTCCAGCTTTTGGGTATTATAAGGATGCAACACGTTTTTCTCAGCAAAATATTGTTGGGTCTGCAAGAATTAGAGCTTTAGGAGGTGCGGGTGTGTCTTTAGGTGGAGATATATCACATGGTATTTTAAATCCTGCAGGTTTGGGTTTTATGCGTAAATCTGAATACCAATTATCAATGGGTTTAGGTTTTACAGGTACTACATCTTCTGGAGATGGAGTTCAAGGTAGTGGAGAGCAAACAAGATTTTTCTTACCTCAGTTGGGTGCAGTTTGGGCAAGTTCTAAATCTTCATCAAATGGTGGGAAATGGAGAGGGGGTGCCTTTTCAATTTCTTTTAATAGAATAGCAGATTATAATAGCGATGTCTATTATACTGAAAATGGAAGTAACCCAACATCATTGTTAAACTATTTTGAAGAAGCTGCATATGGAACCTATAAATCAAATATGGATTTAGCATCACAAGATTATGCCAGAGGATATACCTTATTATCTCTTGGTGAAATGGCATATGCTTTAGATTTAATTAAACCAGTTTATAGTGATGACGATAACAGCTATAATTATTATTATAATTCAGATAGAGATAAATATGGGTTTCCGATTACTGTAAATGGAACTGATACATCATATGTAAAGCAAAGAACCCAAATGGTAAAAACAAGAGGTGGACAATATGAAACTACTCTTGCTTATGGTGGTAATTTTGATGATAAATTCTATTTTGGTGGTAAAATTGGTATCCAAAATATCAATTATACGAAAACAAGTGAGTACGTTGAAATTAGAGATCAGGAATTAACCTACCTAGGTTTGGCTGAAGAGTTTGAAACTACTGGTTGGGGTGTAAATTTGTCTGCAGGTGTTATCTGGAGACCAATTGATGCATTACGTATTGGAGCAACTTATACTTCTCCTACTTGGTATGGTTTAAATGATTATTATACTTCTAATCTAACACGAACGTATGATAATTACGCTTGGGATGATGCTGCCTATCAAAATCAACATTTTAATTCTGCAAACTTTCCTCCCGAAGAAGGTCCTGATTATGTTTATAACCCAGAAGGAAAGGACTTATATAACCCTAATGCATCAGAATCTGCCACATACAATGGTAAAAAATCTGCAACGCACGATAGAATCCGTACCAAATATAACATGACTACACCTTGGAAAGCCTCAGGTGGTATTTCTACATTCTTTGGTAAGAAAGGCTTTTTAACTGTAGATGTAGAATATGTTGGTAATTCTGCAATTAACGTTAGCGATGGAACAACTTATTATTTGGAAGGAACTTATTCTGAGTTTAGTCAACCATTAAATTTTGATGGAGATAATTATATTCTAAACGAAGAATTAAGAAATACTGTAAATATACGTGCAGGTGGTGAATACAGAATGAGCAAACGCTTAATGCTTCGAGTGGGCTATGCTTATTATCAAGATGCACAGAAAGAAGAATATAATTTGGGTGTTGATAAAAGTAAGCAGTTTTATACTGGTGGTTTAGGTTATAGAAATAATAAATTCTATGCAGATTTTACTGTAATATATAGTAAATGGAAAGGTATAGAAAGCCCTTATCAATTAGATGATAATATTTCACTAGATAATAGTTCAACAGTATTAATTTACCCAATAATAGATGTTGATTACAATAGAACGGAATTACAATTAAGTATAGGTAAACGTTTTTAA